Proteins found in one Brachypodium distachyon strain Bd21 chromosome 5, Brachypodium_distachyon_v3.0, whole genome shotgun sequence genomic segment:
- the LOC100833536 gene encoding uncharacterized protein LOC100833536: MATSRTLQQQQQIEELCVQMEKTVSLLRNKTKTPPLAIAAAALTEIVEQVDDDQALPPAPGISEHMISRLRSHMSDLESALLLLPNNKLAGPDHASDSQSEDDDDEEYQGQISWEELLAAQRRRISQEYEEQLIRDTLPLIPYQQEYNYLEREEELESTRSAKEQIAMEEKIFAGYRQGTEQLLSLHASFDDTTRLSPMHCTHCTPGVHILYPRATTGTSLQIFTFKIDEIKCDLEWPLRVYGVVNARDNVDRNRNILFSRTRDHCQELTQDDPYLRLTGPSRGILAEGPLEFEVQLRVKGITESRDRALITQRYHYAGTLLRTLTFDNCLCTAQLSLEQVRNSVQATILGVRIVEGSGPYTFKYGGPVACSLPTHEVVILDSQGAVLDVTDPPSTQVVLLDSRHSDGGELPMGVDGYLDLSRRVVSVELHRNHVYYPEKSEGSLKVVVQAYSESSDIAAQGHVKFRPKLCNISQAVCDVGDSKVEITVAWSVLWSF, from the exons ATGGCGACGAGTAGAActctccagcagcagcagcagattgAGGAGCTCTGTGTCCAGATGGAGAAGACGGTGTCGCTGTTGAGGAACAAAACCAAAACACCACCATTAGCAATAGCAGCAGCCGCACTCACAGAGATCGTGGAACAAGTCGATGATGATCAGgccctgccgccggcgccagggATCTCCGAGCACATGATCTCACGCCTGCGTTCCCACATGTCCGACCTCGAATCAGcactcctccttctccccaaCAACAAGCTCGCCGGGCCTGATCATGCATCGGACTCACAATCggaggatgatgatgacgaggaGTATCAGGGCCAAATAAGCTGGGAGGAGCTGTTGGCTGCCCAGAGACGTCGGATTTCCCAGGAATATGAGGAGCAGCTGATCCGCGACACGCTGCCATTGATTCCTTACCAACAAGAGTACAACTACttggagagggaggaggagctggagtCGACGAGATCAGCCAAGGAGCAGATTGcaatggaggagaagatcttcgCCGGCTACCGTCAGGGCACGGAACAACTTTTAAGCCTCCACGCCTCCTTCGATGACACGA CCAGACTGAGTCCCATGCACTGCACGCACTGCACGCCCGGGGTACACATCCTTTACCCTCGGGCTACCACCGGGACAAGCCTGCAGATCTTCACCTTCAAGATCGACGAGATCAAATGCGACCTGGAATGGCCGCTCCGTGTGTACGGCGTGGTCAATGCCCGGGACAACGTGGATCGCAACCGCAACATTCTCTTCTCTCGGACGAGGGATCACTGCCAAGAACTCACCCAAGAT GATCCCTATTTGCGCTTGACTGGCCCGTCCCGGGGAATTCTGGCTGAGGGCCCTCTTGAGTTCGAAGTCCAGCTAAGAGTGAAGGGCATAACAGAGTCTCGAGACAGAGCCTTGATCACTCAAAGATACCATTACGCCGGTACTCTACTCCGTACTCTTACCTTTGACAACTGCCTTTGTACAGCCCAGTTAAGCTTGGAGCAGGTTAGAAATTCAGTACAGGCTACTATTCTGGGTGTGCGCATTGTTGAGGGATCAGGTCCATACACTTTCAAATATGGAGGCCCAGTCGCGTGCTCCTTGCCAACTCATGAAGTTGTGATCCTAGATAGTCAAGGAGCCGTTCTAGATGTTACTGATCCGCCATCCACGCAAGTTGTCCTGCTTGATTCTCGTCATAGTGATGGTGGAGAACTGCCAATGGGCGTGGATGGTTACCTTGATCTGTCGAGGCGTGTCGTTTCTGTCGAATTACATCGAAACCATGTTTATTATCCAGAAAAATCAGAAGGAAGCCTGAAAGTTGTCGTACAAGCCTACTCGGAGTCTAGTGATATTGCCGCACAAGGCCATGTCAAGTTTAGGCCCAAACTTTGCAACATAAGTCAAGCTGTATGTGACGTTGGCGACTCTAAGGTGGAGATCACAGTTGCTTGGTCAGTCTTGTGGTCTTTTTAG
- the LOC100833843 gene encoding uncharacterized protein LOC100833843 codes for MHAKTDSEVTSLAPSSPPRSPGRANGTTTNNNGSGNNTGGGVMRGAVYYVQSPSRDSHDGETKTATSVHSTPALSPMASPRHSHSSVGRDSSSSRFSRGHHKDKSAGRKGAPAGKGWQEIGVIEEEGLLDDEDERRPMPKRCKYCLIFVGGFVVLFSFFALVLWGASRSQKPQIAMKSITFENFIIQAGTDASLVPTDMATTNATVKFTYKNTGTFFGIHVAADPFTLSYSQLNLASGDLKKFYQGRSGRRTVSVSVTGNKVPLYGSGPTLMAAPAGAKGAAPGKVAAVPMILRTTVRSRAYVLGALVKPRFTKEIECRVVMNPAKLNKPISLAKACQYY; via the exons ATGCACGCCAAGACGGACTCGGAGGTGACGAGCctggcgccgtcgtcgccgccgcgctcgccagGAAGAGCCAAcggcaccaccaccaacaacaacGGCAGCGGCAACaacaccggcggcggcgtgatgCGGGGCGCGGTGTACTACGTGCAGAGCCCGTCGCGGGACTCGCACGACGGTGAGACCAAGACGGCGACGTCCGTGCACTCGACGCCGGCGTTGAGCCCCATGGCGTCGCCGCGCCACTCGCACTCCTCCGTCGGCAGGGACTCCTCCTCCAGCCGCTTCTCCCGCGGCCACCACAAGGACAAGTCGGCGGGCCGCAagggggcgccggcgggcaAAGGGTGGCAGGAGATCGGGGTCATcgaggaagaagggctcctggacgacgaggacgagcggCGCCCCATGCCCAAGCGCTGCAAGTACTGCCTCATCTTCGTCGgcggcttcgtcgtcctcttctccttcttcgcCCTCGTGCTCTGGGGCGCCAGCCGCTCCCAGAAGCCCCAGATCGCCATGAAG AGCATCACGTTCGAGAACTTCATCATCCAGGCGGGGACGGACGCGTCGCTGGTGCCGACGGACATGGCGACGACAAACGCCACCGTGAAGTTCACCTACAAGAACACCGGCACCTTCTTCGGCATCCATGTCGCCGCCGACCCCTTCACGCTCTCCTACTCCCAGCTCAACCTCGCATCCGGAGAC CTCAAGAAGTTCTACCAGGGGCGGAGCGGCCGGAGGACGGTGAGCGTGTCGGTGACGGGGAACAAGGTGCCGCTGTACGGGAGCGGGCCGACGCtgatggcggcgccggcgggggccaAGGGGGCGGCGCCCGGcaaggtggcggcggtgccgaTGATCCTCCGGACGACGGTGAGGTCCCGGGCGTACGTGCTGGGGGCGCTCGTCAAGCCCCGCTTCACCAAGGAGATCGAGTGCAGGGTCGTCATGAACCCGGCCAAGCTCAACAAGCCAATCTCCCTTGCCAAGGCTTGCCAGTACTACTGA
- the LOC100834153 gene encoding uncharacterized protein LOC100834153 isoform X1, whose translation MPQPPRSVARLPPRASAATHPSPSRRRAPQSPRSSSSSRERCHRRYLPLDSLAPDRFSSHYPTNGFRHLAHSFIPLIFPNSQPRQKSRSCAPMATSDEQAKDYADFDARVKRTIYIDHLSPLVTKEVIKAALAQCANVVSSEFIVNYTIPYDIPSAALVELDDESQAKAAVDLMNDFPFIIGGMPRPVRATYAKPEMFRDRPLRPGLKMEFRWVKQGDPEYDGMNKLKILAKRQDAENMALIKNNLEEEQELAKQQQETLDGNYKKYDMLETIMQSGNIQNLAQHYKVNLSDT comes from the exons AtgccccagccccctcgctccgtcgctcgtcttcctcctcgcgcgagcgccgccacccatccCTCCCCGTCCCGGCGCCGAGCGCCCCAGTCccctcgctcgtcttcctcctcgcgcgagcgctgCCACCGCAGGTATCTTCCcctcgattctctcgctcccgaccgtttctcctcccattaccccacgaacggattccgccatTTAGCTCACAGTTTCATCCCCTTAATCTTCCCAAATTCGCAAccgaggcaaaaatcaag AAGTTGTGCTCCCATGGCGACATCAGACGAACAAGCTAAGGATTATGCTGATTTCGATGCGAGGGTCAAGAGAACGATATATATCGATCATCTCTCTCCTCTTGTTACTAAAGAAGTCATCAAAGCAGCTCTTGCTCAGTGTGCAAATGTTGTCAGTTCGGAGTTCATTGTGAACTACACAATCCCGTATGATATCCCTTCCGCTGCATTGGTGGAATTGGATGATGAGTCTCAAGCCAAGGCTGCTGTAGACTTGATGAATGATTTCCCTTTCATAATTGGTGGAATGCCGAGGCCTGTAAGAGCCACCTATGCAAAGCCTGAGATGTTTCGGGATCGCCCTCTTCGGCCTGGCTTGAAGATGGAATTCCGGTGGGTAAAACAAGGTGATCCAGAGTATGACGGGATGAATAAACTGAAGATCCTTGCAAAGAGGCAAGATGCAGAAAATATGGCACTCATCAAG AATAATCTAGAAGAGGAACAGGAGCTggcaaagcagcagcaggaaaCACTTGATGGAAACTACAAGAAGTACGACATGCTTGAGACTATCATGCAAAGTGGGAACATTCAGAACCTTGCTCAGCATTATAAGGTCAATCTGTCTGACACTTGA
- the LOC100834153 gene encoding uncharacterized protein LOC100834153 isoform X2, whose product MPQPPRSVARLPPRASAATHPSPSRRRAPQSPRSSSSSRERCHRRSCAPMATSDEQAKDYADFDARVKRTIYIDHLSPLVTKEVIKAALAQCANVVSSEFIVNYTIPYDIPSAALVELDDESQAKAAVDLMNDFPFIIGGMPRPVRATYAKPEMFRDRPLRPGLKMEFRWVKQGDPEYDGMNKLKILAKRQDAENMALIKNNLEEEQELAKQQQETLDGNYKKYDMLETIMQSGNIQNLAQHYKVNLSDT is encoded by the exons AtgccccagccccctcgctccgtcgctcgtcttcctcctcgcgcgagcgccgccacccatccCTCCCCGTCCCGGCGCCGAGCGCCCCAGTCccctcgctcgtcttcctcctcgcgcgagcgctgCCACCGCAG AAGTTGTGCTCCCATGGCGACATCAGACGAACAAGCTAAGGATTATGCTGATTTCGATGCGAGGGTCAAGAGAACGATATATATCGATCATCTCTCTCCTCTTGTTACTAAAGAAGTCATCAAAGCAGCTCTTGCTCAGTGTGCAAATGTTGTCAGTTCGGAGTTCATTGTGAACTACACAATCCCGTATGATATCCCTTCCGCTGCATTGGTGGAATTGGATGATGAGTCTCAAGCCAAGGCTGCTGTAGACTTGATGAATGATTTCCCTTTCATAATTGGTGGAATGCCGAGGCCTGTAAGAGCCACCTATGCAAAGCCTGAGATGTTTCGGGATCGCCCTCTTCGGCCTGGCTTGAAGATGGAATTCCGGTGGGTAAAACAAGGTGATCCAGAGTATGACGGGATGAATAAACTGAAGATCCTTGCAAAGAGGCAAGATGCAGAAAATATGGCACTCATCAAG AATAATCTAGAAGAGGAACAGGAGCTggcaaagcagcagcaggaaaCACTTGATGGAAACTACAAGAAGTACGACATGCTTGAGACTATCATGCAAAGTGGGAACATTCAGAACCTTGCTCAGCATTATAAGGTCAATCTGTCTGACACTTGA
- the LOC100834153 gene encoding uncharacterized protein LOC100834153 isoform X3: MATSDEQAKDYADFDARVKRTIYIDHLSPLVTKEVIKAALAQCANVVSSEFIVNYTIPYDIPSAALVELDDESQAKAAVDLMNDFPFIIGGMPRPVRATYAKPEMFRDRPLRPGLKMEFRWVKQGDPEYDGMNKLKILAKRQDAENMALIKNNLEEEQELAKQQQETLDGNYKKYDMLETIMQSGNIQNLAQHYKVNLSDT; the protein is encoded by the exons ATGGCGACATCAGACGAACAAGCTAAGGATTATGCTGATTTCGATGCGAGGGTCAAGAGAACGATATATATCGATCATCTCTCTCCTCTTGTTACTAAAGAAGTCATCAAAGCAGCTCTTGCTCAGTGTGCAAATGTTGTCAGTTCGGAGTTCATTGTGAACTACACAATCCCGTATGATATCCCTTCCGCTGCATTGGTGGAATTGGATGATGAGTCTCAAGCCAAGGCTGCTGTAGACTTGATGAATGATTTCCCTTTCATAATTGGTGGAATGCCGAGGCCTGTAAGAGCCACCTATGCAAAGCCTGAGATGTTTCGGGATCGCCCTCTTCGGCCTGGCTTGAAGATGGAATTCCGGTGGGTAAAACAAGGTGATCCAGAGTATGACGGGATGAATAAACTGAAGATCCTTGCAAAGAGGCAAGATGCAGAAAATATGGCACTCATCAAG AATAATCTAGAAGAGGAACAGGAGCTggcaaagcagcagcaggaaaCACTTGATGGAAACTACAAGAAGTACGACATGCTTGAGACTATCATGCAAAGTGGGAACATTCAGAACCTTGCTCAGCATTATAAGGTCAATCTGTCTGACACTTGA